The nucleotide window TTGCAATGACGACCCAAGGTTTAAAAGCCGTTAGCAATCCTTCTGCGATTTTTTTATCACGTCATGAACAACCCGTGCCCGGCAGTATTATTATGGTGACGCGTGAAGGTACGCGTCCATTATTAGTTGAAGTGCAAGCCTTAGTCGATGACAGTCAAGGCAACAATCCACGGCGCGTAACATTAGGCTTAGAACAAAATCGCTTAGCCATGTTATTAGCGGTGTTACATCGACATGGCGGTTTAGCGATGTACAACCAAGATGTTTTCGTTAATGTGGTCGGCGGTGTGCGCGTGACTGAAACGGCGTCTGATTTACCCGTGGTGCTCGCTGCGTTATCGAGTTTTCGGAATCGTCCCTGGGATCATCAATTAGTTACTTTTGGCGAAATTGGTTTAGCCGGTGAAATTCGTCCCGTGCCGAACGGCGAAGAACGTTTAATCGAAGCCTCAAAACTGGGCTTCACGCGCGCCATTGTGCCGATTGCCAATCTGCCCCGTAAATCCGTGCAATTAGATATGGAAATTATCCCGGTGCAACGCATTAGTGACATCATGAATTTAATCTAATTTAAGTTTGACCGAATCTCTGCGACTCGCTACCTTAGCAACCCATTCAGCAGTGCGTTAACACTGCTCGCACGAGGACCTTAACATGGCCAAAAAAGCTACCACCGACAGCTTTGAAAAAAATCTCGCTGATTTAGAAAAGCTCGTGGAACAACTTGAACAAGGCGAGCTAAGTTTAGATAATGCTTTGCAATATTTTGAACGCGGCGTTGCTTTAGCAAAAGCCTGCGAAAAAACGTTACGTGAAGCCGAACAAAAAGTTCAAATTTTAACGCGTCAATCCGCCACTGCAGAACCTGAACCTTTTGCACTGGATGATGATGGCGATGACAATTAAAACTCTTCTATAAAATCTTCCACCATGCCAACTGATTTTGAAAATAAATTAAATGTATTACGGCAACGTGTTGATGCTGCATTAGATTTAGCATTACCGTCTGCCGAAAAATCACCCACACAATTACACGCAGCGATGCGTTATGCCGTCACCGCTGGTGGCAAACGCATACGACCCGTTTTAGTTTACGCTTGCGGCCAAGCCTTAAATATTTCTTTAGACAAATTAGATGCAGCCGCCTGTGCCGTTGAAATGATTCATGCCTATTCACTGGTGCATGATGATTTACCCGCGATGGATGATGATGATTTACGCCGTGGCCAACCCACCTGTCATATCGCATTTGATGAAGCGACTGCAATTTTAGCCGGTGATGCTTTGCAAGCAATGGCATTTGAAGTGTTACTCCAAGCGCCCATTGTGCAAACATCTGCGACGCACGGAATTGCATTAATTCGTACACTCGCACATGCATCCGGTTCTTTAGGTATGGCCGGTGGCCAAGCGATTGATTTAGCGGCGGTTGATCAACAATTAAATCTCGCCGAATTAGAAAACATGCATCGTCATAAAACCGGTGCGTTGATAGAAGCCTGCGCGCTATTAGCGTGTGATAGCAGCGAACAGATTGCTGCCGCGCAACGTCAAGCATTACGCGATTACGCACGCCATGTGGGTTTAGCGTTTCAAATTCAAGACGATATTCTTGATGTTATCGCGGATACAAGCACCTTGGGCAAAACCCAAGGCGCTGATATTGCACGCAATAAACCCACCTATCCCAGTTTGTTAGGCTTAGACGGTGCCCGCGTCAAATTAAACGATACTCACGCACAAGCACTCGCCGCCTTATCTGAATTTGACGATAGCGCGGACTTGTTACGCCAAATCGCTGATTACATCGTCCAGCGCAGTTATTAATTTTCTTATACCCATAAAATAAAAGCCTATTCTCGTAATAAGCAGTGGTCAGGCGCTTTGCGCTACCGGTAAAATGCGCCCAATGACAAAGCCTGATACTTTCCCGCTCCTAAGTCGTATTGATTCGCCTGCCGATCTGCGTGCGCTCAACGATAAACAGCTTCCCGAATTGGCGGATGAATTGCGTCAATTCATTATTCAATCGGTTTCGAGCACGGGCGGCCATTTTGGCGCTAATTTAGGTACGGTCGAACTCAGCATCGCCTTGCATTATGTGTTTAACACGCCCAACGATCGCATTACTTGGGACGTGGGTCATCAAGCCTATGCGCACAAAATTCTTACCGGTCGCCGCGAACGCATGAATAGCATGCGCAAACACGGCGGTTTAAGTCCTTTTCCGAAACGAGCCGAAAGTGAATATGACGCGTTTGGTGTAGGTCATTCCAGCACGTCGATCAGTGCGGCCATGGGCATGGCGCTCGCCAGCCAATTACGCGGCGAAGCCCGTCAATGCATAGCTGTCATTGGCGATGGCGCCATGACCGCCGGCATGGTGTTTGAAGCCTTAAATCACGCCGGTGATGTGTTACCCAATGTGTTAATTGTGTTGAACGACAATGAAATGTCGATTTCTCCGAACGTGGGCGCGTTGAATAAATATTTAACCCGTCTGCTATCCGGAAAAATTTATTCCAGTGTGCGCGAAGGCGGCAAAAAAGTTTTAGAAACCATGCCAAAAGGTTTTGCCGAATTAGCCCGCAAAGCCGAAGAACACGTGAAAGGCATGGTAACGCCGGGCACTTTATTCGAAGAACTAGGCGTGCATTATTTTGGCCCCGTGGATGGCCATGACTTACCTAACTTATTAAAAGTATTAGAAAATCTGAAAGAATTACCGGGGCCAAGACTGCTGCATATCGTCACCAAAAAAGGCAAAGGTTATGCCCGCGCTGAAGAAAAACCGACGGTCTATCACGGCGTTAGCGTCTTTGATCCCGAACTTGGTTTACCCGCCGCGCAAGCAGGTGGCAGTCCTACTTATACTCAGGTGTTTAGTGACTGGTTATGCGATATGGCCGCGCACGATGAACGCTTAGTGGGCATTACGCCGGCTATGCGCGAAGGTTCAGGCTTGGTGGAATTTGAACAACGATTCCCCACCCGTTATTTCGATGTTGGCATCGCCGAACAACACGCGGTAACGCTAGCAGCGGGTATGGCATGCGAAGGCATCAAACCGGTAGTGGCAATTTATTCGACTTTCTTGCAGCGCGGCTACGATCAATTAGTCCACGATGTCGTGATTCAAGATTTACCGGTGTTATTCGCCATCGATCGCGCCGGTTTAGTGGGTCAAGACGGGCCTACCCATGCAGGTAGTTTTGATATCAGCTTTTTACGCTGCTTACCGAATATGCTGCTGATGGCGCCTGCGGATGAAAACGAATGCCGGCAAATGTTAAGCACGGGGTTCTTACATAAAGGCCCAGCTGCTGTGCGTTACCCACGCGGTAAAGGCGCAGGCGTTGCGGTAACCGCCGGTTTAGAACCTTTAGCCATTGGCAAAGGTGAGATTCGCCGCCACGGCCAAGAAGTAGCTATTTTAGCGTTTGGCGCCTTAGTTCAACCCAGCTTAGAAACCGCAGAAGCGTTTAACGCCACGGTCGTCAATATGCGTTTTATCAAGCCGCTGGATAAAGAGCTATTGCAACAGATTGCCAGTCAACACGCTTATTTAGTCACTACCGAAGAAAACGCCATTCCTGGCGGCGCCGGCGCTGCCATTAGCGAGGCTTTGGCCGAATTGAATATCGTATTACCCGTATTACACATTGGTTTACCCGATAGCTTCACCCAACACGGCAGTCGCGAAGAAATGCTCAGCGCTGCAGGTCTGGATGCCGCCGGTTTACAACAACAGATCCAAACATGGTTGAATAAACAAAGCGGCTGGTGCGAGCACCACCCCGCAATTGCCACTCGAACTAATCTCGGGTAATCTCCCACTAAATTACTCAACTTTTCGACAGACTGTATACAAGCCCTATGCCTCTTTACACCTTAAAAATCCTGACAGATTTTGCTTCAGCTCATACCTTGCGGGGTTATCCCGGCGCTTGTGCGCGCATGCATGGTCATAATTGGAAAGTCGAAGTCGAAGTACAAGCGCAGCAACTCGATGAGCTGGGTATCGCCATTGATTTTAAAACTATACGCCGCGAAACCAATGCCATTTGTGATCGGCTAGATCATCACTATTTAAACGATATAGAACCGTTTACCGAGATTAACCCTACTGCGGAAAATATTGCCGCTTATTTATTTAACGCTATCGCGACTGTAATTAACAATGAACGTGTGCGGGTTTCTGCCGTCACACTCTGGGAAACCGATCGCGCCTGTGTGCGCTATACCGAATAGGCAAACTTATGTCTAAATCTACGCTCAATTCTGACCATACCGCTGCGCCAATGGCGGATGTACAAGGCAGTAAAGATTCACGTCATATTGCGATTGATCAAGTCGGCATCAAAGCGATTCGCCATCCTGTTCAAGTCAGTGATCGTAGTGACGGCGTGCAACACACAATTGCACATTTCAATATGTATGTGCATTTGCCACAGCAATTTAAAGGCACACACATGTCACGTTTTGTGGAGATTCTAAATTCTCACGAACGCGCCATCACCGTGCAATCCTTCCAAGAAATGTTGCGTGAAATGGTTGAACGTTTAGAAGCAGAATCTGGCCATATCGAAATGAGCTTTCCCTATTTTGTTAACAAAGCCGCGCCTGTCAGTGGCGTAAAAAGTTTATTAGATTACGAAGTTACTTTTATTGGTGAGATTCGTCAAAATGTTGTGTATATGCACACGAAAGTAGTCGTGCCTGTTACTAGCTTATGCCCTTGCTCAAAAAAGATTTCCGATTACGGCGCTCATAATCAACGTTCACACGTCACCATTACCGCGCGCACCAGTGAATTTGTTTGGATAGAAGAATTAATTGATATCGTCGAAGATACCGCGTCTTGCGAATTATATGGTTTGTTAAAACGGCCGGATGAAAAATATGTTACTGAACGCGCTTATGACAATCCGAAATTTGTTGAGGATATGGTGCGCGACGTTGCGACTAAATTAAATGACGATACGCGCATTCGTTCCTATGTTGTTGAATCCGAAAATTTCGAATCTATTCACAATCACTCCGCGTATGCTTTAATCAAACGCGATAAAGATGCTGAACAATAATTATTGTTTAATTATTTTCATCTTCTTTGACTTTTACGGGTTTAGTTAATTCTTTATCGTCAGGTACTAACGTCGTATCTTCTGGTTTGCTTAACTCTATTTGCAATTCTGCCAAAATAGGCGGCTCCACCAAATCGGCTGGATGATAGGGTTTTTGTTGCACCACTTCATCAATTGCAGGAATGTTATAAGTCGATTGCGTTTCAACCGCTTTTACACCGGGCGGATAACGTACAGGGGCTGCCGCTTGTGCGCTCATATACACAGGTAAAGGTTCTTTTTTCGGATCACTGCTACAAGCAGCCAATAACAACACGATAAAAACTAAACTTATTCTCATAAAATCTCCGCTTGTTGCAATGCCGCACGAACGCGTGAACGACAAGACTCTGATAACCACGTCATCGGTAATCGAATACCGGTTTTGATCAAACCCATTTCATTTAACGCCCATTTAACTGGAATAGGATTCGCTTCAATAAATAAATCTTGATGCAAACCCTGCAGTTTTTTATCCAGCATCATCGCGCTATCCGCATCACCCGCAAGCGCGGCGTCACACACTTGGCGCATAGCAGCAGGCGCAATATTATTAGTGACAGAAATCACACCATCAGCGCCGGCTAACATAGCTTCGACGGCCGTTGCATCATCACCTGAATAAATAGCAAATTCTTTGCCGCATAATTCACGAATTTCACGAATGCGCGGAATATCGCCCATCGCTTCTTTGATGCCGATGATGTTGGAAATTTTACTTAAACGCGCAACAGTGGCAGCTTTCATATCCACCGCCGTGCGGCCGGGAACATTGTATAAAATCTGCGGAATATCAACCGCGGCGGCAATCGCTTGATGATGTAAAAATAAACCTTCTTGCGTAGGCTTGTTGTAATAAGGCGTCACCAACAAACATGCATCAGCACCCACCGACTGCGCTTGTTGTGTCATATAAATAGCTTCAGACGTAGCATTAGCACCGGTACCGGCAATAACGGGCACTCGACCATTCACCATCTGTACGACACGACGAATGACTTCGGTATGTTCATCAAAATCTAATGTGGCTGATTCACCCGTGGTACCAACCGCCACAATGCCTTGCGTACCTTGTTCACAATGCCAATTAATCAAATATTCCAGTGCCGCATAATCAACTGCGCCATCGGGCTGCATCGGCGTAACCAAGGCCACTAAACTGCCGCGAAACATAGTATTACCTCATTAAAAATCAGCACCGTGATAATCGGTAACATTGCGCTGATATCATTCAAAAAGACGGGGAAATGTGCGGGCATGGTACTGCTGGGCTTGAGCAATGACAACTCCTAGACGGAAAAGAATATACTGACAACGGTGCGTTTGAATGCTTGCATGAAATATTCGATGCGGTACACTGAAGTAACACTGAGGCAACCGACAGCAACATGCCGATAGCTACATTAGGAAAGAAAGTTCCTGCTTTTAAAGTACCCGCAACGGGTAACACGCCTCTGACTCATCAAGATTTGCGCGCACAACTTTCTATTCTGTATTTTTATCCTAAAGATAATACGCCTGGCTGTACGCAAGAAGGCCACGATTTTCGCGATCACCACGCCGCCTTCAAAAAATTAGGCGCGGCAATTTACGGCGTCTCGCGCGACACCTTAACAAGCCATGAAAAATTCAAAATCAAACACGCATTTCCTTTTGAGCTAATCGCGGATAGCGAGGAAACCTTATGTGTTTTATTTGATGTTATCCAAATGAAAAATTTATATGGTAAAAAAGTGTTAGGTATAGAACGTAGCACCTTTCTCATTGACCAAGAAGGTGTGTTACAGCAAGCGTGGCGCAAAGTTAAAGTTAAAGGGCATGTCGAAGAAGTACTGGCTGCCGTTAAAACTTTTAATCGCGCTTAATATTAACTCCATCACGAGGTAACACCCTTGCGCTTATTTGTATTAGATTCTTCCGTGCTGATGCACGACCCCTCTGCCTTATTTCGTTTTCAAGAACACGATGTTTATATTCCGATGGTGGTGCTGGAAGAGCTCGATGGCGGCAAACGCGGTATGTCAGAAGCTTCGCGTAATGCGCGCCAAGCGAGTCGGTTTCTTGATGATTTAGTAAAAAGTATCGGCAACCAACCCATCGAACAAGGCATTACCATTAATCCTTTAGGTTTAAGTGGTAATTTACACGGCCACGCTAAAGGCGTGAGTCCAACGGGTAAATTATTTTTCCAAATTCAACAACACAACGTCGCTTTACCTGTTGGGTTACCCGGCGGAAAAAATGATAACAACATCCTTGCTACCGCACTCGCCGCTCGCGATACGCGTCCCGAATATGATGTTACGCTCGTTTCTAAAGATATTAATTTACGTTTAAAAGCACGCGTCATTGGCATTAATGCTGAAGATTATTTCAGTGATCAAGCCTTAGACGATGTTAGCTTATTACCCACTGGCATGGCGCAATTGCCAGACGATTTTTGGGATACGCACAGCAAAGACATGGAATCGTGGCAACAAGAAGGCCGTACATTTTATCGTCTAACCGGCCCGCTTGTTGAGCATTGGCAATTAAGTCAGTGTATTTATCTCGGTGATGGCAGTGAATTTCAAGCCATTGTGCGGAGCATAAACGATGACCAAGCCGTGGTTGAATTAGCGCATAACTACATGAATCCGAAACATTCAGTATGGGGAATTACCGCGCGTAATCTCGGCCAAAATTTTGCGCTGAATTTATTGATGGATCCCGATATTGATTTTGTAACGTTGTTAGGTATCGCCGGTACTGGCAAAACCTTACTCGCACTCGCAGCGGGTTTAACTCAAACATTGGAAAGCAAACGCTTCAAAGAAATCATCATGACGCGCGTCACTGTACCTGTCGGTGAAGATATTGGTTTTTTACCCGGCACGGAAGAAGAAAAAATGACACCGTGGATGGGCGCTTTGATGGACAACTTAGAAGTGTTAACGTCACCACAAGGTAACAGTCAATGGGAACGTCAGGCTACGAATGATTTAATCGCTAGCCGTATTAAAATTCGTTCGTTGAATTTTATGCGAGGACGTACTTTCCAAAGCAAATATATCATTATTGATGAAGCTCAAAATCTCACCGCTAAACAAATGAAAACGTTGATTACCCGTTGCGGGCCCGGCTCAAAAATTGTTTGTTTAGGCAATGTTCAGCAAATTGATACGCCTTATTTAACCGAAACAACATCGGGCCTGACCTATGTTGTTGATCGTTTCAAAGGCTGGCCTTATAGCGGTCACATTACCCTGCTACGCGGCGAACGTTCACGACTCGCCGATCACGCTTCCGAAGTCCTTTAAGATAATTCACGCCCGCTTTGTGGGCGTGAATCCTATATAATCAACTCACTGCAACAAGGATTTGGGAATCCCCAAAGCAGCAAGCTAACGCTCAATATATGACGTAAAGCCTTAAATACCCTTTAATATCGTGGAGACAAAAATATGTTTAAAACTTTTTTAATATATGCCAGCACCGCATTTATTAGCTTAGTGTTCATCGCCAGCGCCAATGCTGCGATGTATCGCGTAACTGATGATAAAGGTAATGTAAGTTATACGGATAAACGACCCAAAGAAGAAGGTCAAGATGTTCAACGTATGACAACTTCTTCTGGCCCTCGCCCCGATAACGATGACAGCGCCACCAGCAACACAGATGCAAATAAAGACAAAGACAAAGACAATACTAAAACCGATGCTAACGCTAATGCAGCCAAAGACAAAACCGCCGCCGCTGCCGCACAAAAAGATAATAAAGAAAACTGTGAAAAATTACGCGCTAATTTAGCAACATTGCAAAGCAGTGGTCGCATCCGTGTCGCTAAAGATAATGGCGAAACCGAAGTAATGCCCGACGAAGAAAAAGAAAAAACGATGCAAGAAACTCAAGATCGCATCGCCAAAGAATGCAAATAATGTTTAATGACTAAACCCCGCTTCTACAACACAGGGATGTGTTGATATTTTTACTTAAGCACCACACTATTTAAACACTACACCGATTACATAAAACTCATGCGCACATCACAATTTCCTATTAGCACCATCAAAGAAACGCCTGCGGATGCAGAAGTTATCAGTCATCAACTTATGTTGCGAGCTGGCTTGATTCGTCGCTTAGCGGCTGGTTTATATACGTGGACACCGTTGGGTCTGCGCGTAT belongs to Gammaproteobacteria bacterium and includes:
- a CDS encoding 4-hydroxy-tetrahydrodipicolinate synthase, whose protein sequence is MFRGSLVALVTPMQPDGAVDYAALEYLINWHCEQGTQGIVAVGTTGESATLDFDEHTEVIRRVVQMVNGRVPVIAGTGANATSEAIYMTQQAQSVGADACLLVTPYYNKPTQEGLFLHHQAIAAAVDIPQILYNVPGRTAVDMKAATVARLSKISNIIGIKEAMGDIPRIREIRELCGKEFAIYSGDDATAVEAMLAGADGVISVTNNIAPAAMRQVCDAALAGDADSAMMLDKKLQGLHQDLFIEANPIPVKWALNEMGLIKTGIRLPMTWLSESCRSRVRAALQQAEIL
- a CDS encoding peroxiredoxin, with translation MPIATLGKKVPAFKVPATGNTPLTHQDLRAQLSILYFYPKDNTPGCTQEGHDFRDHHAAFKKLGAAIYGVSRDTLTSHEKFKIKHAFPFELIADSEETLCVLFDVIQMKNLYGKKVLGIERSTFLIDQEGVLQQAWRKVKVKGHVEEVLAAVKTFNRA
- a CDS encoding DUF4124 domain-containing protein, with product MFKTFLIYASTAFISLVFIASANAAMYRVTDDKGNVSYTDKRPKEEGQDVQRMTTSSGPRPDNDDSATSNTDANKDKDKDNTKTDANANAAKDKTAAAAAQKDNKENCEKLRANLATLQSSGRIRVAKDNGETEVMPDEEKEKTMQETQDRIAKECK
- the queD gene encoding 6-carboxytetrahydropterin synthase QueD gives rise to the protein MPLYTLKILTDFASAHTLRGYPGACARMHGHNWKVEVEVQAQQLDELGIAIDFKTIRRETNAICDRLDHHYLNDIEPFTEINPTAENIAAYLFNAIATVINNERVRVSAVTLWETDRACVRYTE
- the dxs gene encoding 1-deoxy-D-xylulose-5-phosphate synthase, which codes for MTKPDTFPLLSRIDSPADLRALNDKQLPELADELRQFIIQSVSSTGGHFGANLGTVELSIALHYVFNTPNDRITWDVGHQAYAHKILTGRRERMNSMRKHGGLSPFPKRAESEYDAFGVGHSSTSISAAMGMALASQLRGEARQCIAVIGDGAMTAGMVFEALNHAGDVLPNVLIVLNDNEMSISPNVGALNKYLTRLLSGKIYSSVREGGKKVLETMPKGFAELARKAEEHVKGMVTPGTLFEELGVHYFGPVDGHDLPNLLKVLENLKELPGPRLLHIVTKKGKGYARAEEKPTVYHGVSVFDPELGLPAAQAGGSPTYTQVFSDWLCDMAAHDERLVGITPAMREGSGLVEFEQRFPTRYFDVGIAEQHAVTLAAGMACEGIKPVVAIYSTFLQRGYDQLVHDVVIQDLPVLFAIDRAGLVGQDGPTHAGSFDISFLRCLPNMLLMAPADENECRQMLSTGFLHKGPAAVRYPRGKGAGVAVTAGLEPLAIGKGEIRRHGQEVAILAFGALVQPSLETAEAFNATVVNMRFIKPLDKELLQQIASQHAYLVTTEENAIPGGAGAAISEALAELNIVLPVLHIGLPDSFTQHGSREEMLSAAGLDAAGLQQQIQTWLNKQSGWCEHHPAIATRTNLG
- a CDS encoding PhoH family protein, which codes for MHDPSALFRFQEHDVYIPMVVLEELDGGKRGMSEASRNARQASRFLDDLVKSIGNQPIEQGITINPLGLSGNLHGHAKGVSPTGKLFFQIQQHNVALPVGLPGGKNDNNILATALAARDTRPEYDVTLVSKDINLRLKARVIGINAEDYFSDQALDDVSLLPTGMAQLPDDFWDTHSKDMESWQQEGRTFYRLTGPLVEHWQLSQCIYLGDGSEFQAIVRSINDDQAVVELAHNYMNPKHSVWGITARNLGQNFALNLLMDPDIDFVTLLGIAGTGKTLLALAAGLTQTLESKRFKEIIMTRVTVPVGEDIGFLPGTEEEKMTPWMGALMDNLEVLTSPQGNSQWERQATNDLIASRIKIRSLNFMRGRTFQSKYIIIDEAQNLTAKQMKTLITRCGPGSKIVCLGNVQQIDTPYLTETTSGLTYVVDRFKGWPYSGHITLLRGERSRLADHASEVL
- a CDS encoding exodeoxyribonuclease VII small subunit, with the translated sequence MAKKATTDSFEKNLADLEKLVEQLEQGELSLDNALQYFERGVALAKACEKTLREAEQKVQILTRQSATAEPEPFALDDDGDDN
- a CDS encoding GTP cyclohydrolase I FolE2, which produces MSKSTLNSDHTAAPMADVQGSKDSRHIAIDQVGIKAIRHPVQVSDRSDGVQHTIAHFNMYVHLPQQFKGTHMSRFVEILNSHERAITVQSFQEMLREMVERLEAESGHIEMSFPYFVNKAAPVSGVKSLLDYEVTFIGEIRQNVVYMHTKVVVPVTSLCPCSKKISDYGAHNQRSHVTITARTSEFVWIEELIDIVEDTASCELYGLLKRPDEKYVTERAYDNPKFVEDMVRDVATKLNDDTRIRSYVVESENFESIHNHSAYALIKRDKDAEQ
- the ispA gene encoding (2E,6E)-farnesyl diphosphate synthase; the encoded protein is MPTDFENKLNVLRQRVDAALDLALPSAEKSPTQLHAAMRYAVTAGGKRIRPVLVYACGQALNISLDKLDAAACAVEMIHAYSLVHDDLPAMDDDDLRRGQPTCHIAFDEATAILAGDALQAMAFEVLLQAPIVQTSATHGIALIRTLAHASGSLGMAGGQAIDLAAVDQQLNLAELENMHRHKTGALIEACALLACDSSEQIAAAQRQALRDYARHVGLAFQIQDDILDVIADTSTLGKTQGADIARNKPTYPSLLGLDGARVKLNDTHAQALAALSEFDDSADLLRQIADYIVQRSY